The genomic window GTCGCGCCCTTTTCCTTCAGCCGCATGATGCGATCAAACGACTTGCGTGCAAACGCGCCATCTCCCACCGACAAGGCTTCGTCAATGACCAGGATGTCGGGGTCCACACTGGTGGCGATGGAAAACGCCAGGCGCACATACATGCCGCTGGAATAGGTTTTGACCGGCTGGTGGATGAAGTCGGCTATACCGGAAAACTCCACAATCGCGTCGTAGCGCGCGTCGATCTCGTCCTTGCTCAAGCCCAGGATGGAGGCATTGAGGTAGATGTTTTCCCTGCCCGTGAACTCCGGGTTAAACCCCGCGCCCAGCTCCAGCAGCGCAGCGACTCGACCGTGCACCGAGACCTGCCCCATGGTCGGGGACAGGGTGCCACAAATCAGCTGCAACAGTGTGGACTTGCCTGCGCCATTGCGCCCCACCAGGCCCAGCACCTCGCCCTTTTGCAGCTCGAAGTTGACATCGTGCAGGGCCGCAAACTCTTTGTAGTAACGCCGTCTGCCGCGCATCAGCATCTGCTTGAGCCGGTCTATGGGGCGGTCGTAGAGCTGGAAGGCTTTGCCCAGATTCTGGGCGTGGATGGCAAGGCTAGAGGACATCGGCAAAGCCTTTGCGCGTCAACTGGAAAAAGGTGGCAGCTGCCGTGGCAAACACCGCTGCGACCGCCGCGTACAGGCCCAGCGCAGCCCAATCTGGCCACAGCCCCAGCAGCAAGACGGCCCGCACCTGCTCGATGATCAAAGTCAGGGGGTTCAGATTCATCCAAAACTGCAGGTCCGGAGCGAGGGACTTCACCGAATAAAAGACCGGCGACATGAACATGGTCAGGCTGACCACCATGCTCATCACCTGCCCCACATCGCGCACAAACACACCCATGGCGGACAAAAACCAGCCCAGTCCCAACAACACGGGAAGAAAGGCCAGCAAAACCAGGGGAAAGGCAAAGGCGGTAACCGGCAGGCCACCGCGGGCCACCAGCAGGACCACCAACAAGGTACTGGAACTGATCAGCA from Rhodoferax sp. AJA081-3 includes these protein-coding regions:
- a CDS encoding ABC transporter permease, giving the protein MTILQRSYLPIRNRSLLWQFARRDVLGRYRGSLLGLTWSFLTPLLMLGVYSFVFVGVFRQSWPGATHGGGLEFSLQVFAGLLVFNLFSEVAGKAPSLIVDQPNLVKKVIFPVELLTWVTVLSGLFHLLISSSTLLVVLLVARGGLPVTAFAFPLVLLAFLPVLLGLGWFLSAMGVFVRDVGQVMSMVVSLTMFMSPVFYSVKSLAPDLQFWMNLNPLTLIIEQVRAVLLLGLWPDWAALGLYAAVAAVFATAAATFFQLTRKGFADVL